The Thermococcus sp. 21S7 genome has a window encoding:
- a CDS encoding aldehyde dehydrogenase family protein: MPKDVLEELELSEVNSGVFYGEWMPTDGRELISSHSPIDGKEIAKVAIAGIEDYEAVIKKAQESFCVWSEIPAPERGQIIREIGDELRQKKEALARLVTLEVGKILTEGRGEVQEMIDIADFAVGLSRQLYGLTIASERKDHFLCERWHPLGPIGVITAFNFPCAVWSWNAFIAAAVGDVVVWKPSTKAPLTAIATTKIVNSVLERHGLPPIFFLVTGRGSTVGNWMAEDKRLPLISFTGSTATGRKVYEKVAKRIGRAILELGGNNAAIVSDKADMRIALKGVAFGALATAGQRCTTTRRLILHERIYGEFLDKLIKVYKGVKIGNPFEPDTLIGPLIDEEAVKKYEEAVERAVAEGGRILYGGKRLEGCYVMPTIIEAHPDMEVVREETFAPILYVFKYSTIEEALELNNSVPQGLSSAIFTNDLREAEYFLAHSDCGIANVNTSTAGAEIGGAFGGEKDTGVGREAGSDAWKFYARRQTATVNYSEDLPLAQGVKFDIE; the protein is encoded by the coding sequence ATGCCCAAGGATGTATTAGAGGAATTGGAACTGTCAGAGGTCAATTCTGGAGTCTTCTACGGGGAATGGATGCCCACCGATGGGAGGGAGTTAATATCCTCTCATTCCCCCATAGATGGAAAAGAGATTGCAAAGGTCGCAATCGCAGGGATAGAGGACTATGAAGCTGTTATCAAAAAGGCGCAGGAATCGTTTTGTGTCTGGAGCGAAATTCCCGCACCGGAGAGGGGACAGATCATCAGGGAGATTGGAGACGAACTGAGGCAAAAGAAGGAAGCACTGGCAAGACTGGTTACCCTTGAGGTCGGAAAGATACTGACCGAAGGCAGGGGAGAAGTCCAGGAGATGATAGACATCGCGGACTTTGCAGTCGGTCTTTCGCGGCAACTCTATGGGCTTACGATCGCAAGCGAGAGGAAAGACCACTTTCTCTGCGAGAGGTGGCATCCCCTCGGCCCGATAGGTGTTATTACAGCCTTTAACTTCCCCTGTGCGGTGTGGTCGTGGAACGCGTTCATAGCGGCCGCAGTCGGCGATGTGGTTGTGTGGAAGCCATCAACGAAGGCCCCTCTGACCGCAATAGCAACCACCAAAATCGTCAACAGCGTCCTTGAGCGCCACGGCCTTCCGCCGATATTCTTCCTTGTAACCGGCAGAGGTTCTACCGTCGGCAACTGGATGGCGGAAGACAAGAGGCTGCCGCTGATATCTTTCACCGGCTCGACCGCAACAGGGAGAAAGGTGTATGAGAAGGTCGCAAAGCGCATTGGAAGGGCAATACTCGAACTCGGCGGGAACAACGCAGCTATAGTCAGCGATAAGGCGGACATGAGGATTGCGCTCAAGGGAGTCGCTTTTGGAGCCCTCGCAACTGCCGGACAGAGATGTACAACAACCCGCCGCTTAATTCTGCATGAAAGAATCTACGGCGAGTTCCTGGACAAGCTGATAAAAGTGTACAAGGGCGTGAAAATCGGCAATCCATTCGAGCCGGATACGCTGATTGGGCCTCTAATAGACGAAGAGGCCGTTAAGAAGTACGAGGAGGCCGTAGAGAGAGCAGTTGCAGAGGGAGGCAGGATTCTCTATGGCGGAAAGAGACTGGAGGGCTGCTACGTTATGCCCACGATAATCGAAGCGCACCCGGATATGGAGGTAGTGAGGGAAGAAACATTCGCTCCAATACTCTATGTCTTCAAGTACTCCACCATCGAGGAGGCCCTTGAACTCAACAACTCGGTTCCACAGGGTCTCTCTTCTGCAATATTCACGAACGACCTGAGGGAAGCGGAGTACTTCCTAGCCCATTCCGACTGCGGCATAGCCAACGTAAACACGAGCACCGCTGGAGCGGAGATAGGCGGAGCGTTCGGAGGGGAAAAAGACACCGGGGTCGGAAGAGAGGCGGGAAGTGACGCGTGGAAGTTCTACGCAAGGAGGCAGACTGCAACTGTGAATTACAGTGAGGACCTCCCTCTTGCACAGGGGGTTAAATTTGATATTGAATGA
- the pruA gene encoding L-glutamate gamma-semialdehyde dehydrogenase, which produces MIWAVEKPKNEMDSILSYSSGTKEREELLREIERIKKTTEEIPLIIGGRKVKTGEVIEIRAPHDHDVVLAKAHLAGEDELKEAIECALSAWEDWSELDWYHRVAIFRKAADLLAGKYRKRNIAAIMMNLSKNPYEAEIDLAELVDFWRFNPYYIRFIYEQQPDQAPGEMNRTDWRPLEGFILAVTPFNFYSIGGNLPTAPAMVGNVALWKPSRSVIFANFEIMKILMEAGLPDGVINFVPFPSKWSDVVLSHPDFAGLHFTGSYETLVKLWRKISENITRYKNIPRIVGETGGKDFVFVHSSADVKAVVTNIIRGGFGYQGQKCSAVSRVYVPKSLWPAIREGLLAELPRIKYGPVDDLSNYMGAVIDEGAFKKIVSYIEYAKAHPEEYEIIYGGHYDSGKGWFIEPTVILTGNPKGKLMTEEIFGPVVTVYVYDDDKYEETLRLCSETSPYGLTGSIFARDRYAIVKAEKMLRYAAGNFYINDKPTGAIVGRQPFGGSRWSGTNDKAGSWLNLLRWLNPRTIKETLAPKK; this is translated from the coding sequence ATGATATGGGCAGTTGAGAAGCCGAAAAATGAGATGGACAGCATACTGAGCTACTCCAGCGGAACAAAGGAAAGGGAGGAGCTTCTGAGAGAAATCGAAAGGATCAAGAAAACGACCGAAGAAATTCCCCTGATCATCGGAGGGAGGAAGGTAAAAACCGGGGAGGTTATAGAGATAAGGGCCCCACACGACCATGATGTTGTGCTCGCAAAAGCTCACTTGGCTGGAGAGGATGAGCTGAAAGAGGCAATAGAATGTGCCCTTTCAGCATGGGAGGATTGGTCCGAGCTGGACTGGTACCACAGGGTTGCAATATTCCGTAAGGCTGCAGATCTGCTTGCCGGAAAGTACAGGAAAAGAAACATTGCAGCGATAATGATGAACCTCTCAAAGAACCCCTACGAGGCAGAGATCGACCTGGCAGAGCTTGTCGATTTCTGGAGGTTCAACCCCTACTACATCAGATTTATCTACGAGCAACAGCCGGACCAGGCGCCAGGGGAGATGAACAGAACCGACTGGCGTCCCCTAGAGGGATTCATACTCGCAGTTACACCCTTCAACTTCTACTCCATTGGAGGAAACCTGCCAACTGCACCGGCGATGGTTGGAAACGTCGCCCTCTGGAAGCCTTCCCGCTCTGTGATATTCGCAAACTTTGAAATAATGAAGATACTCATGGAGGCGGGACTCCCAGATGGCGTTATAAACTTCGTACCGTTTCCAAGCAAATGGTCCGACGTTGTTCTAAGCCACCCCGACTTCGCTGGACTTCACTTCACAGGAAGCTATGAAACCCTCGTCAAACTCTGGAGGAAAATAAGCGAAAACATCACCAGATACAAGAACATCCCGAGGATCGTGGGCGAAACTGGGGGGAAGGACTTCGTATTCGTCCACAGCTCCGCGGACGTGAAAGCAGTTGTGACGAACATAATCCGTGGCGGCTTCGGTTATCAGGGTCAGAAGTGCTCAGCCGTTTCAAGGGTTTACGTTCCGAAGAGTCTGTGGCCGGCCATTAGGGAGGGCCTCCTTGCGGAGCTGCCCAGAATCAAGTACGGCCCCGTTGATGATCTGAGCAACTACATGGGTGCGGTCATAGATGAGGGGGCATTTAAGAAAATCGTGTCGTACATAGAGTACGCCAAAGCACATCCCGAGGAGTATGAGATTATCTACGGAGGCCACTACGACTCGGGCAAGGGCTGGTTCATCGAGCCGACGGTTATCCTCACGGGGAATCCAAAAGGAAAGCTTATGACCGAGGAAATATTCGGGCCCGTTGTGACGGTCTATGTCTACGACGACGACAAATACGAAGAGACACTCCGCCTGTGCAGCGAAACCTCACCGTACGGCCTCACAGGCTCAATCTTCGCCAGGGACAGGTATGCAATAGTGAAGGCCGAAAAGATGCTCAGATACGCGGCAGGGAATTTCTACATAAACGATAAGCCTACCGGGGCAATCGTTGGCAGACAGCCCTTCGGCGGTTCGAGATGGAGCGGAACCAACGACAAAGCCGGTTCATGGCTCAACCTGCTCAGGTGGCTCAATCCCAGAACTATAAAGGAAACACTTGCTCCCAAGAAGTGA
- a CDS encoding IGHMBP2 family helicase, with product MEPERFIARLKVLVEMERKAEIEAMRLEMKRLSGREREKVGRAVLGLNGKVVGEELGYFLVKYGRDREIKTEISVGDLIVVSRRDPLKSDLVGTVVEKGKRFITVALETVPEWALKGVRIDLYANDITFKRWLENLDNLRESGRNALELYLGLREPEEGEEVEFAPFDKSLNASQKRAVAKALGSPDFFLIHGPFGTGKTRTLAELIRQEVERGNKVLATAESNVAVDNLVERLVNSGLKVVRVGHPSRVSKSLHETTLAYLITQHELYGELRELRVIGQNLAEKRDTFTKPSPKYRRGLSDKEILRLASKGIGTRGVPARLIREMAEWIKINRQVQKTFDDARKLEERIARDIIREADVVLTTNSSAGLDVVDYGSYDVAIIDEATQATIPSVLIPINRARRFVLAGDHKQLPPTILSEKAKELSKTLFEGLIERYPGKSEMLTVQYRMNERLMEFPSREFYNGRIEADESIKGITLADLGVKSPARDGSWDEVLRPENVLVFVDTSGREDRFERQRYGSESRENPLEARLVKETAEGLLELGLRPEWIGVITPYDDQRDLIRSFLPEEVEVKTVDGYQGREKEVIVLSFVRSNGKGELGFLKDLRRLNVSLTRAKRKLILIGDSSTLSAHPTYKRLVEFVDERETVVDAGKLEV from the coding sequence ATGGAGCCTGAAAGATTTATTGCCCGCCTTAAGGTACTCGTTGAGATGGAGCGTAAGGCCGAGATAGAGGCCATGCGCCTAGAGATGAAAAGGCTGAGCGGACGCGAGAGGGAGAAAGTCGGGAGGGCCGTTCTGGGACTCAACGGAAAGGTCGTTGGGGAGGAGCTGGGATATTTTCTGGTGAAATACGGCCGAGATCGAGAGATAAAAACGGAGATAAGTGTTGGCGACCTCATCGTTGTGAGCAGGCGAGACCCGCTGAAGAGCGACCTGGTTGGAACGGTCGTCGAGAAGGGGAAGCGCTTCATAACGGTCGCCCTTGAAACCGTCCCGGAGTGGGCTTTGAAGGGAGTCCGCATCGACCTGTACGCCAACGACATAACCTTCAAGCGCTGGCTTGAGAACCTCGACAACCTTCGAGAGAGTGGGAGAAACGCCTTAGAGCTCTACCTCGGTTTGAGAGAGCCGGAGGAGGGCGAAGAAGTCGAGTTCGCGCCCTTTGACAAGAGCTTGAACGCGAGCCAGAAGAGGGCGGTTGCCAAAGCCCTCGGAAGCCCGGACTTCTTCCTGATTCACGGCCCGTTCGGAACCGGCAAGACGAGGACTCTCGCCGAGCTGATACGGCAGGAGGTGGAGAGGGGCAACAAGGTTCTGGCAACGGCCGAAAGCAACGTGGCAGTCGATAACCTCGTCGAGCGCCTGGTTAATTCCGGCCTGAAGGTCGTCCGCGTCGGCCACCCGAGCAGAGTCTCAAAGAGCCTCCACGAGACGACCTTAGCTTACCTCATAACCCAGCACGAGCTCTACGGCGAGCTGAGGGAGTTGAGGGTTATCGGCCAGAATCTAGCGGAAAAGCGCGACACGTTCACCAAACCATCGCCGAAGTACAGGCGCGGACTGAGCGACAAGGAGATACTCAGGCTGGCCTCGAAGGGCATCGGGACGAGGGGTGTTCCGGCAAGGCTGATCCGGGAGATGGCGGAGTGGATCAAGATCAACCGGCAGGTCCAGAAGACCTTCGACGATGCCAGGAAGCTTGAGGAGAGAATCGCAAGGGATATAATCAGGGAGGCGGACGTTGTTTTAACGACGAACTCCTCCGCGGGCCTCGATGTCGTTGACTACGGTTCCTACGACGTGGCGATAATAGACGAGGCCACTCAGGCGACTATACCGAGCGTCCTCATACCCATAAACAGGGCGAGGCGGTTCGTTTTGGCCGGAGACCACAAGCAACTGCCCCCGACGATACTCAGCGAGAAGGCGAAGGAGCTTAGCAAGACGCTCTTCGAGGGCCTGATTGAGCGCTATCCCGGGAAGAGCGAGATGCTCACAGTCCAGTACAGAATGAACGAAAGACTCATGGAGTTCCCGAGCAGGGAGTTCTACAACGGTAGAATAGAGGCGGACGAGAGCATCAAGGGGATAACCCTCGCCGACCTCGGGGTTAAAAGCCCCGCGCGCGATGGTTCGTGGGACGAAGTCCTCAGGCCGGAGAACGTCCTGGTCTTCGTGGACACCTCTGGAAGGGAAGACCGCTTCGAGAGGCAGCGCTATGGGAGCGAGAGCAGGGAGAACCCGCTTGAGGCGAGGCTGGTTAAGGAAACAGCTGAGGGACTTCTGGAGCTCGGCCTCAGGCCGGAGTGGATTGGAGTGATTACCCCCTACGACGACCAGCGCGACCTTATACGCTCGTTCCTGCCTGAGGAGGTCGAGGTGAAGACGGTCGACGGCTACCAAGGGCGGGAGAAGGAGGTAATCGTCCTGTCCTTCGTCCGCTCCAACGGGAAGGGCGAGCTTGGTTTCTTAAAGGATTTGAGAAGGTTAAACGTCTCGCTGACGAGGGCCAAGAGGAAGCTGATTTTGATAGGCGATTCCTCGACTTTGAGTGCCCATCCAACTTATAAACGGCTGGTGGAGTTTGTGGATGAGAGGGAGACTGTGGTCGATGCCGGAAAGCTGGAGGTGTGA
- a CDS encoding multidrug transporter has protein sequence MMALIEYYARALTRGRFSLISFAIQPLSFIFIVYVVSGGRFLNTALAGAVVSFIAGVGIADLAIELVGMKTRSRFYDILMSLPGSGWKKALGISIGMSVPALPYVLLLTVLLLTRLGVRALPGMLLGVVSLWLWGAGIGFLLGVRMKEPVRTIRLSNILVTGLTVFPPVYYPPSVLPDGLARILMLLPTVSASRLISGNGDPGNLLVTAFWGLTGLLFLARFRGLEG, from the coding sequence ATGATGGCGCTGATTGAGTACTACGCCAGGGCATTAACCAGGGGGAGGTTCTCCCTCATCAGCTTCGCCATTCAGCCGCTCTCCTTCATCTTCATAGTCTACGTCGTGAGCGGAGGCAGGTTTTTGAACACAGCTCTAGCCGGAGCGGTCGTCAGCTTCATAGCTGGGGTCGGCATAGCGGACCTTGCGATAGAGCTGGTCGGAATGAAGACGCGTTCGAGGTTCTACGACATCCTCATGTCCCTCCCGGGAAGCGGCTGGAAGAAAGCCCTGGGGATTTCCATAGGAATGAGCGTTCCCGCTCTTCCCTACGTCCTTCTCCTCACGGTTCTCCTCCTCACGCGCCTTGGAGTCCGGGCACTCCCCGGGATGCTCCTTGGTGTGGTATCCCTCTGGCTGTGGGGTGCAGGGATAGGCTTCCTCCTTGGCGTGAGGATGAAGGAACCCGTTAGAACGATAAGGCTCTCGAACATACTCGTGACCGGCCTCACGGTGTTCCCGCCGGTCTACTATCCCCCAAGCGTTCTGCCCGATGGCCTTGCCAGAATCCTTATGCTCCTCCCGACGGTGAGCGCCTCACGGCTGATATCCGGGAACGGCGATCCCGGGAACCTCCTCGTGACGGCCTTCTGGGGGCTCACCGGCCTGCTCTTCCTGGCCAGATTCAGGGGGCTTGAGGGGTAA
- a CDS encoding ABC transporter ATP-binding protein, whose amino-acid sequence MPSIEVRGLSKWYGSKKALSDVSFTVQEGEIVGIIGPNGAGKTTLIRILVCLLKPDSGEVRIFGRRPCEAKDLFALLPQDVKAHFYTLTPRDYVYHYLRMRGLGRDEARRIADDAMELFGIEYADEPMSTLSGGMVRRALLAMVLSAHARLYFLDEPTVGLDVENRLNLWEVLRKKAEESTIVLTSHYLNEISSVCDRVLLLKDGKIKAFGRPERVARDYLSGLHSKIVAFEDVELEGFLLKKAGRRVYIYTRSGGEEKEIMEALESAGIPFRRESLTIEDVFIAGGLDDGAD is encoded by the coding sequence ATGCCCTCCATTGAAGTAAGAGGCCTCTCCAAATGGTACGGCTCAAAGAAGGCCCTCAGCGACGTTTCCTTCACCGTGCAAGAGGGCGAGATAGTGGGCATAATCGGGCCGAACGGTGCCGGAAAGACGACGCTGATAAGGATTCTGGTCTGTCTCCTGAAGCCTGACTCCGGTGAAGTCCGGATTTTTGGAAGGAGGCCCTGCGAGGCAAAAGACCTTTTCGCGCTCCTCCCCCAGGACGTCAAGGCCCACTTCTACACGCTCACCCCGAGGGACTACGTCTACCACTACCTCCGGATGAGGGGGCTTGGGAGGGACGAAGCCAGAAGGATTGCGGACGATGCCATGGAACTCTTTGGGATAGAGTACGCGGACGAACCTATGTCCACCCTTTCTGGGGGCATGGTCAGGAGGGCCCTGCTGGCCATGGTCCTCTCGGCCCATGCCAGGCTCTACTTCCTTGACGAGCCCACCGTTGGCCTGGACGTCGAGAACAGACTCAACCTGTGGGAGGTTCTCCGGAAAAAGGCCGAGGAATCGACGATAGTCCTCACCAGCCACTACCTCAACGAGATATCGAGCGTCTGCGACCGCGTTCTCCTCCTGAAGGACGGGAAGATAAAGGCCTTCGGAAGGCCCGAGAGGGTCGCGAGGGACTACCTGAGCGGTCTTCATTCGAAGATAGTAGCCTTTGAAGACGTTGAGCTTGAGGGCTTTCTCCTGAAAAAAGCCGGGAGAAGGGTCTACATCTACACCCGCTCGGGGGGTGAAGAGAAGGAGATAATGGAAGCCCTCGAAAGTGCGGGAATACCCTTCAGAAGGGAGAGCCTGACGATAGAGGATGTTTTCATCGCGGGTGGTCTCGATGATGGCGCTGATTGA
- a CDS encoding ATP-binding protein, which translates to MEEYMRRILTLSGKRLEKFALKSGKPLPERDMVKRLFEEVEISLNSGESRVILLHGLRGVGKTTMLAQLYFKLLGRVSEKRIIYVSVDEIKMLGFRLMDVFESYEHAIGERLEELSEPTVFLLDEVHYDENWDLALKVAHDRAKNLVVVATGSSAMEIKLSTDLARRAKRLHVTPLTFTEYLHLKGIHTDAWIKDDLKKLLLTGEADGIEEKIREVLLGFDPIEVERYLVSGSLPLALSSREPLEDAYSIVERIVHWDLANAGFSREILEKAFSLMLMLASGESLNYDRLTARLGISRPVLAKLLSALEALEVIFPVRAYGSLGKAVRKTPKYKFLAPALRAAILNRFGFLETDEKTLGNLLEDAVALYLYLMAGRNLGLVTYDASKGGADFILSTPREKVVIEVGWGEKDDRQVRRTMRKVKADRGVVVHGGAFKRRGNIIWLPNEWFLLML; encoded by the coding sequence ATGGAAGAATATATGCGCAGAATCCTAACCCTCAGCGGAAAGCGGCTGGAGAAGTTCGCCCTCAAGAGCGGAAAACCCCTACCCGAGAGGGATATGGTGAAACGATTATTTGAAGAAGTGGAGATTAGCCTGAACTCGGGGGAGAGCAGGGTCATCTTACTCCACGGGCTCAGGGGGGTGGGAAAGACCACGATGCTGGCCCAGCTTTACTTCAAGCTCCTTGGCAGGGTAAGTGAGAAGAGAATTATCTACGTCTCCGTGGATGAGATTAAAATGCTTGGTTTCCGCCTCATGGATGTCTTCGAGAGCTACGAGCACGCCATCGGCGAGAGACTTGAGGAGCTGAGCGAGCCAACAGTTTTTCTCCTTGATGAGGTTCACTACGACGAAAACTGGGATCTGGCTTTGAAGGTTGCCCACGACAGGGCGAAGAACCTGGTTGTAGTTGCGACGGGTTCTTCGGCCATGGAAATAAAGCTCAGCACCGATTTGGCAAGAAGGGCAAAGAGACTTCACGTCACACCTCTGACGTTTACGGAGTATCTTCATCTAAAGGGGATTCACACCGATGCTTGGATAAAGGACGACCTTAAAAAACTCCTGCTAACTGGCGAGGCAGATGGAATAGAGGAAAAGATTCGGGAGGTTCTCCTGGGGTTTGACCCGATTGAAGTTGAAAGATACCTCGTCTCCGGTTCCCTTCCTTTAGCACTGTCTTCGAGGGAACCATTAGAGGACGCATATTCGATAGTGGAGCGTATAGTTCACTGGGATCTGGCGAACGCTGGATTCTCTAGAGAGATTCTGGAGAAGGCTTTTTCCTTGATGCTCATGCTGGCCTCGGGTGAGAGCTTGAATTACGACAGGCTGACGGCGAGACTGGGGATTTCAAGGCCGGTTTTGGCCAAACTCCTCTCAGCCCTTGAGGCCCTTGAGGTTATATTTCCTGTGAGGGCATACGGCTCGCTCGGAAAGGCTGTGAGAAAAACTCCCAAGTACAAGTTTCTTGCCCCCGCCCTTAGAGCGGCTATCCTAAACCGCTTCGGTTTTCTTGAGACGGACGAGAAAACTCTCGGGAACCTGCTTGAGGATGCCGTTGCCCTTTACCTGTACCTCATGGCTGGCAGAAACCTTGGCCTGGTAACATATGACGCCAGCAAAGGAGGGGCCGACTTCATACTGAGCACACCCCGGGAAAAGGTCGTTATCGAGGTTGGATGGGGGGAGAAGGACGACAGACAGGTTAGGAGGACCATGAGGAAGGTAAAAGCCGATAGAGGGGTTGTGGTGCACGGTGGAGCATTCAAACGGAGGGGCAATATAATATGGCTCCCAAATGAGTGGTTCCTACTGATGCTTTAG
- the thsB gene encoding thermosome subunit beta codes for MAQLAGQPVVILPEGTQRYVGRDAQRLNILAARIIAETVRTTLGPKGMDKMLVDSLGDIVITNDGATILDEMDIQHPAAKMMVEVAKTQDKEAGDGTTTAVVIAGELLRKAEELLDQNIHPSIVIKGYALAAEKAQEILDEIAKDVDVDDVEMLKKAAITAITGKAAEEEREYLANIAVEAVKQVAEKVDGTYKVDLDNIKFEKKEGGSVKDTRLIRGVVIDKEVVHPGMPKRIENAKIALINEALEVKETETDAEIRITSPEQLQAFLEQEEKMLREMVEKIKDVGANVVFVQKGIDDLAQHYLAKYGILAVRRVKKSDMEKLAKATGAKIVTNVRDLTTEDLGEAELVEQRKVAGENMIFVEGCKNPKAVTILIRGGTEHVVDEVERALEDAVKVVKDIVEDGKILAAGGAPEIELSIRLDEFAKEVGGKEQLAIEAFAEALKVIPRTLAENAGLDPIETLVKVIAAHKEKGPTVGVDVFEGEPADMMERGVIAPVRVTKQAIKSASEAAIMILRIDDVIAASKLEKDKGGESGGNDFSSDLD; via the coding sequence ATGGCCCAGCTCGCTGGACAGCCGGTTGTTATTCTGCCTGAGGGGACTCAGAGGTACGTTGGTAGGGATGCGCAGAGGCTGAACATTCTTGCCGCGAGGATTATTGCTGAAACCGTTAGAACCACCCTTGGCCCGAAGGGTATGGATAAAATGCTCGTCGACAGCCTCGGAGACATAGTCATCACCAACGACGGTGCCACCATCCTCGACGAGATGGACATTCAGCACCCGGCCGCGAAGATGATGGTTGAGGTCGCCAAGACTCAGGACAAGGAGGCGGGTGACGGTACCACCACCGCCGTTGTTATCGCTGGCGAGCTTCTCAGGAAGGCTGAGGAGCTCCTCGACCAGAACATCCACCCGAGCATAGTCATCAAGGGTTATGCCCTCGCCGCCGAGAAGGCCCAGGAGATACTCGACGAGATAGCCAAGGACGTCGACGTTGACGACGTTGAGATGCTCAAGAAGGCCGCCATCACCGCCATCACCGGTAAGGCCGCCGAGGAGGAGCGCGAGTACCTCGCCAACATCGCCGTCGAGGCCGTCAAGCAGGTCGCCGAGAAGGTCGACGGCACCTACAAGGTCGACCTCGACAACATCAAGTTCGAGAAGAAGGAGGGCGGCAGCGTCAAGGACACCAGGCTCATCAGGGGCGTCGTCATCGACAAGGAGGTTGTCCACCCCGGCATGCCTAAGAGAATTGAGAACGCCAAGATTGCGCTCATCAACGAGGCCCTTGAGGTCAAGGAGACCGAGACCGACGCCGAGATCAGGATCACCAGCCCGGAGCAGCTCCAGGCCTTCCTTGAGCAGGAGGAGAAGATGCTCCGCGAGATGGTCGAAAAGATTAAGGATGTCGGAGCTAACGTCGTCTTCGTCCAGAAGGGCATCGACGACCTCGCCCAGCACTACCTGGCCAAGTACGGCATCCTCGCCGTCAGGAGGGTTAAGAAGAGCGACATGGAGAAGCTCGCGAAAGCTACCGGCGCCAAGATCGTCACCAACGTCCGCGACCTCACCACGGAGGACCTTGGTGAGGCCGAGCTCGTCGAGCAGAGGAAGGTCGCCGGAGAGAACATGATCTTCGTTGAGGGCTGCAAGAACCCGAAGGCTGTGACCATACTCATCCGCGGCGGCACCGAGCACGTTGTCGACGAGGTTGAGCGCGCCCTTGAGGACGCCGTCAAGGTCGTCAAGGACATCGTCGAGGACGGCAAGATACTCGCCGCCGGTGGCGCCCCGGAGATTGAGCTCAGCATCAGGCTCGACGAGTTCGCCAAGGAGGTCGGCGGCAAGGAGCAGCTCGCCATAGAGGCCTTCGCTGAGGCCCTCAAGGTTATACCGAGGACCCTCGCCGAGAACGCCGGTCTCGACCCGATCGAGACCCTCGTGAAGGTCATCGCCGCCCACAAGGAGAAGGGACCGACCGTCGGCGTCGACGTCTTCGAGGGCGAGCCCGCCGACATGATGGAGCGCGGTGTTATCGCCCCGGTCAGGGTCACCAAGCAGGCCATCAAGAGCGCCAGCGAGGCGGCAATAATGATCCTCAGAATCGACGACGTCATCGCGGCGAGCAAGCTTGAAAAGGACAAGGGCGGCGAGAGCGGGGGCAACGACTTCAGCAGCGACCTCGACTGA
- a CDS encoding anaerobic ribonucleoside-triphosphate reductase activating protein — MLTSGWKSVSMVDVHGGVTFTLWLCGCNLRCPFCHNWRIAEGLDCFTLDRRALLDELDAGSFLVDYFHVTGGEPLMQWRELSSLFAEVKLLDVPVSLNTNLTLIGPLERLLKAGLVDHIATDLKAPPELYGLPEKPARKLWGLFLRGLEVVSDYGVPLELRIPVAKGLDAWPYIEEGLKRVDTNFYVVLNPLVGRPLTDPRDGWWCSIHCWPDGEVEELRGKLESLGIGVHVNGFWGTAAGLDSEERV, encoded by the coding sequence ATGCTCACGAGCGGCTGGAAGAGCGTCAGCATGGTGGACGTTCACGGCGGGGTGACCTTCACGCTCTGGCTCTGCGGGTGCAACCTGAGGTGCCCCTTCTGCCACAACTGGCGCATAGCGGAAGGCCTCGACTGCTTCACCCTCGACAGAAGGGCACTCCTCGACGAACTTGATGCGGGCTCCTTCCTCGTGGACTACTTCCACGTCACCGGCGGGGAGCCGCTGATGCAGTGGAGGGAGCTGAGTTCGCTCTTCGCCGAGGTGAAGCTCCTCGACGTGCCGGTGAGTTTGAACACGAACCTGACCCTCATTGGCCCGCTGGAGAGGCTTTTAAAGGCCGGCCTCGTTGACCACATAGCGACGGACCTTAAAGCACCGCCCGAACTCTACGGCCTTCCAGAAAAGCCTGCGAGGAAGCTGTGGGGGCTCTTCCTGAGGGGACTTGAGGTAGTTTCCGACTACGGGGTCCCGCTGGAGCTGAGGATTCCTGTGGCGAAGGGTCTGGATGCGTGGCCCTACATTGAGGAAGGGCTCAAAAGGGTCGATACGAACTTCTACGTTGTCCTGAACCCGCTCGTCGGCAGGCCTTTGACGGACCCCAGGGACGGGTGGTGGTGCTCCATCCACTGCTGGCCTGACGGCGAGGTTGAGGAGCTGAGGGGGAAGCTCGAAAGCCTCGGCATCGGCGTTCACGTTAACGGCTTCTGGGGCACAGCCGCCGGACTGGATTCGGAGGAACGCGTGTAG